The genomic segment CGAGGAAGTTCGCCTTGGCCTCCAGGGTCGTGAAGCTCGCCGCCCCCTCGGGCCAGTTGCGGCTGACACCGAACGCACACAGGGCGTCGGCCACTGTCACCACTACCGGCGCCCAGAGATAGCCGGTCCCGGCGATGAGGGCGTGTGAGACGGTCAGGCGGGCGACGGTCCGGTCCTCTTCGCCTTCGATCTCGATACCGAGCAGGTTCAGGAAGTTGTGGACGTCATAGGGCGGGGGCATGGCGACACC from the Acidimicrobiales bacterium genome contains:
- a CDS encoding PaaI family thioesterase — translated: GVAMPPPYDVHNFLNLLGIEIEGEEDRTVARLTVSHALIAGTGYLWAPVVVTVADALCAFGVSRNWPEGAASFTTLEAKANFLGSAKEGEVVAGVATPLHLGRTTQVWDATVTNESTGRPMAAYRCTQLLLYPRA